The sequence below is a genomic window from Pseudorca crassidens isolate mPseCra1 chromosome 20, mPseCra1.hap1, whole genome shotgun sequence.
TCCGCACATCCTCCCAGACCACACCTGTtcatctcttcctccctttctggcTTCAGCCAAGTCCTCAGCCCAGTTCCACTCAGTTTCCTGGGACCACTGATCCCTCggtcccagccccagctccttgCAGAGCCCAGCTGCAGTTCCCTTAGGCCCTTAGACACCCCCATCTGCAGCCTAGTCCCTGCCGAGGGGCTGCTGACACCCCACCAGCACCCCGTCTCCACTTCCCTGGAAGCccggccctggccctggccctggcccccgCGGGATTTTCACTCCAAAGCCTCGATCCCTAGGAGCACACTTGCCCCTCAGCCTTTGCCCCTGGGACTCGCTGACCCTCGCCCCCTGAACCCCCAAACCCGCTGACCTCTCGCCCACCCCACTCCTAACTTCTGGGGACCCGCTAACCTTCAACCCGCCCCGcagccccggcccccgccccggccGGCCACCTCGCTGTTGCTTGAACCGCGCAGCCTGCTGGTGCTCCGTGGCACCGCCTACACGCGCCTCCTCCACGGCATCGCAGCCGCCAGCGTAGACGCGCTCGACGCCGCCTCCCTGCCGCGCAACGCAGCCGCTTGCCCCTCGGCGCAAGCTGGAGCCCGCTTGGTCCGCGGCACCCGCGTCTCGCTGACCATCCGCCGCGTACCCCGCGTGCTGCGCGCTGGCCTCCTGCTCAGCAAGTGACGCCAGGACCCAGGACCCGCTCGGATTCCCGAGCTCTCACCTGCTCTGGACTGCTGGCTCCCTGTGGGCAGAGGCGGTTCCCCCCGGGTTATTTTCCCAGTACCTGTGAGGGAACCACAGGAAAAGGCCCCATTCCAAATAAACCACCAACAAAACAATCTTACTCTGGTTTTGgacatttgggggtggggggccagATGTTTGGGTTCCTGAGGGGCGCTGCGTCCGGGACCTTAGATGGATGGTGTGGGCTGCCGAGGTCAGATGTTCGGGTCACAGAGTGGAGAAGAACCCAGGGCTCTTGAGGGGCAGGGTTATATCTGGAAACCCCTTAGGTGGGTGGGGTGAGCTTGGGAGGTTCAGCTACTGGTctgctggggaggaaggagtTAAGTGGTGCTACTATCACCTGAGCTGGGCATCAAATTACCTGGGTCCAGGTTCCTCCTAGAAAGAGGTGGAGCTGAGCCTGCCCCTGGGCTTCTGGCTGCCTCAGGCCTGGGTGAGTCCTACTGAGGAAGTCTGGGAGGATAGGAAAAGGGCTTCTACTCACTGACTCTCTGTCCTCAGGCTCCCCAGTATGGCCCTGCCCCCACGCCTGGGCCCTACACCCCCCTCAGAGCCCTTCAGCCACCCGCCTGGAGCCCCTAGGGAACTGAACACATCTGGATGCACCATCTGCTCCGCCTCTGGAGAGGAGAGAATCAGGTACGAGCTGGGGCTTTTGAAACTGTGGTCCCCAAAGGGTGGAGGCAGTAGCAGGGGCCTTTTGAGGGTAGGAGGTATTGTAGCTAAGATCACCTGGGGACATGAGAGAGGTAACTGGGGACAGGGGTAGGGTAGGGTGGATAATGGGCACCTAGGCTCACCCAGGGGCCTGTCAAtgccccccccaccaccaccatcccaggTCAGAACAGGCCCAGAAGCTGGGGCAGGACTCCTTGGACCCTCCCGAGCCCTTCCAGGGTGGGCCGAGGGGCACTGAACTTGCTGCTGGCCTCCCCAGATTGCCAACGCCCCCTTCTCATGAGGACTCGGCTGGGGCCAAACACCGTGAGGTGAGCTGAGGTGAACTAGGCCCCTGTGCCAGTCCCTACTTCCTGTCTGTCTCCCAGGATCTGGCTTCCACACCGGGGATGAAGTGATGATTCTGGAAAAATGTTGGGCATCTGTGTGGGGAGGGATGCTCTAGACAATGATTCTTTAACTATCACTATTCAGTATTTTACCAACTGAGAGAGAATTCTTTCATCATTGGCCCTGGCGTAGCCCCATTCCTCGTGGGGCTATCCAGCTCCAtcaccctctccctctccagAGCCCCAGGCCCTATACGTACAAGTTTCTAGGAGCCTTGAAAACCTGGAGAATTTGAACTAGAGGTTCTCAGGCCTGGCTCCACTGGGAAGTTTCTCTAGGTGGGAGCAACCCTGGTGCAGACCCAGAGATGGACTCTGCTGCAGAGAAGCACCCAGAGGGCAGGAGCCTGGGTGCAATGGGTGCGGGCCAGGCCTTGGTTGGCTCACTGGCTCTGACTCAGCCCCCTGTGTTCCCCAGCGCCCCATCTCTGGCTGGGGATTAGAGGCTGAGCAGGACAGCCTGCATCTTTGCCTTTTGGGGCTGGGCCTCCGGCTGCAGGACCTGGAGCAAGGCCTGGGGCCCTGGGCATCAGCCCAGAGCAGGATGGTCCAGCTGCAGGTGAGCAGTGGGAAGCCAAAAcgtgggagggtgggcagggcctCAGGAGTGGGTGCCAGCTTCCCAGGGTGGGAAATGGGTTTATTCCATGTTCCAGGTGTCTGGATGGCAGAGGGGGTGGGGATAGTGACTCCAGGTCTCAGGTCTCTGGTGCCCCTGCTGTGTGTGTatggaggcggggggtggggatgggctgGTGTGGTGTTGGTGATGTCCAACCATGTGTACCCAGGCCCTACAGGCAGACCTGCGTGGGGCAGCTGAGCGTTTAGATGCACTGCTGGTGTTCGGTGAGGGGCTGGCACAGCGGAGTGAGCCTCAGGCCCGGGCATCCCTGGAGCAGGTCCTAAGGGCCTTCAGAGCCCACCGAGACAGCATCCTCCGGCAGCTGTGGCGGCTGCAGGCCCAGCTGGTCAGCTACAGCCTGGTATGGCCCACCCTGGCGGTCCCTGGCGCAGGCGCCGATCCCAACCCTCATGACCTCTGTCCTCTGACCAGGTGTTTGAGGAGGCCAGCACACTGGAGCAGGACTTGGAGGTCGAGGGGGACTCAGACGGGCCAGGACCTGGTGGGGTCTGGGGGCCCTGGGCACCCAGTAGCCTCCCCACTCCCGCAGAGTTGGAGTGGGACCCGGCGGGGGACGTTGGGGGCCTCGGGCCTTTGGGGCAAAGGACAGCCTGGACACCAGGGACTCCCTGTGAGCTGTGTGGCCGCAGGGGGCCCCAGGGCAGGGGACAAAGCCTTGAGGTGAGAGCAGGTGGGGTCACCTCCCCCCAGGCACCCAAGGGACCCTCTGTGTGTCTCCTAGCAGGGCCTTTTTCCCTTTCGAGGAGGTCTTCATGGCTCTGTCTCTCCCGGTGtctcttttgcttttggtgtctcaGTGGTCTCCTCCCTCATCCCTCTGCCTCTCTTGGCCTCCAGGTGTCTCTGTTGTACctatatttatttccttatttcctctCACTCTCCCCCTCATTTACCCCACCACAGCCACGCTAGCCTCCTGGCTCTTCAAATATTCCAAATACACTCCCATCTCGAAGCCCCCAGAGGCACACCGAGCTCACCTCCTCACTTCATTCCATCCAGTCTCTCCTCAAATGTTACCTCTTCAGAGAGGCCTGCCCTGGCCTCCAAACATTATCACTCCTTATCctcttattttatttcctaaCAGCACTTACCACATCTTGACATTATACATTTATTAACTtatggtctctctctctcctactagaatataaactcAATGGACGCCAGGACTTTGCCTGTTTCCATGCTCACAGTGTCCCCAGCTCCTAGAATAGCACCTGGCATGTAAcagatgctcattaaatatttgttgaatgaatgaataaataatgtctCTCTTCTCTTGGTTTCTTTGGCTCTGCCCCTCTCTTCGTCTCTCCCTGAGATCTCTCTCTTCCCACAGAATCTAATCTCTGTGACCCTTCCCCAACTTTATGTCTCTTTGTCACTGATTCTCCAAGGACcccactcctctctctccccacaggaCATGCTCATGTCAGGCCTCAGCCACCGGAAACACTTAACAGGTCACCGAAGACGGTCCCTGCTCCGGAAGTCTCAGGTGAGTTGGTCCTCGGCCAGGTGTATCACTCAGGAATGTTGACGGCAAGTGACAGCAACCCGACCCAAATTGaattacacacaaaaaagaggatGCTGTTTTTTTTCATGTAACTGAAAAGTCCAGGTGGTGTTGAATTCAAGACCTCAAATACTGTCAGGGCTCAGTCCCTCCCTGTCTTGGGCTCTACTTCTCCAAGGTGGAGTCCTTCTAGCAAAATGGCTGCCCCAGCAGCTACACACTCACTTCCCACTGGCTTACCCACCCCAGGAGGAGAGAGTGCCACTGACCTACGGCAGCCAAGTCCTAGGGCTGACTTCTGCTTCCCCAGCTTGGGTCATGGCCTACACCCTGAACCAATCACAGTAGCCAAGCTGATGGAGGGCTCTGGTTGGCCAGATCTGGGTCACATGCCTAACCATGGAGGTGGAGTTTTGAGTTCAGGAAAGTAGGGAGGTATGATACCCTTCTCCCCAAATTGAACCACTGTTACCAGGAAAAGGGAGACTGTTTGGAGGGCAGGCACTGACAGACATCCACTATACCTGGAGATATTCCAAGTCCATGTGGGGTCTTGGGGATGGAGGGAGTGCtaggaaaggaggagaaataaGCCCAGCTCTGTAGGTCTGTGGGAGTAAGGTAAAGACCACATTAAATATCACTTCCACCCATTCTACTGCTGGCTGCTCTCTACCTTTAGGACAAGATGAGGCAAGCATCTCCCAATGTCCAGGATGTGATGCTGGAGGTAGACCCTGGGTGAGATGCCTGGGAGATGGGTCTGGGGTTGTGGGGGTAGGGCTTATGGTGGCAGCCCACCCATACATTGAACACTGCATTTCCCTTTGCAGATCCCCCACTCCTGCATCCAGGCGGCCCCtgaccttcctcctcctcctccttttccttctgctgGTGGGTGCCACATTGCTCCTGCCCATGTCAGGGGACTCCTGCTGCTCTCCTGCCCGACTGGCCAGGACACCTTACCTGGTGCTCAGCTATGTCAATGGTCCTCCCCCAATCTGACTACACAGTCCAGACATATGTAATAAATGGTCACTGTCAAAGgatgtgtcttagtctgttcgggctgctataacaaaataacatagactggtggcttataaacaatagaaattgatttttcacagttctggaggttgtaaagtccaagatcaaggtgcctgtAGATTCAGTGTCTGATGAGGACCCACTTCCTGCTTCATAGACGGCTGTCTTTTCACTGTATCTGCACATAGAAGAAGGGGCAGAGAATCCTctgggggtctcttttataagggcactaat
It includes:
- the ALKBH6 gene encoding alpha-ketoglutarate-dependent dioxygenase alkB homolog 6 isoform X6 — translated: MVPERLPPWLQRYVDKVSDLSLFGGLPANHVLVNQYLPGEGIMPHEDGPLYYPTVSTISLGSHTMLDLYEPRQPEDDDPTEQPRPPPRPATSLLLEPRSLLVLRGTAYTRLLHGIAAASVDALDAASLPRNAAACPSAQAGARLVRGTRVSLTIRRVPRVLRAGLLLSK
- the SYNE4 gene encoding nesprin-4 isoform X3 — its product is MALPPRLGPTPPSEPFSHPPGAPRELNTSGCTICSASGEERIRLPTPPSHEDSAGAKHRERPISGWGLEAEQDSLHLCLLGLGLRLQDLEQGLGPWASAQSRMVQLQALQADLRGAAERLDALLVFGEGLAQRSEPQARASLEQVLRAFRAHRDSILRQLWRLQAQLVSYSLVFEEASTLEQDLEVEGDSDGPGPGGVWGPWAPSSLPTPAELEWDPAGDVGGLGPLGQRTAWTPGTPCELCGRRGPQGRGQSLEDMLMSGLSHRKHLTGHRRRSLLRKSQDKMRQASPNVQDVMLEVDPGSPTPASRRPLTFLLLLLFLLLVGATLLLPMSGDSCCSPARLARTPYLVLSYVNGPPPI
- the SYNE4 gene encoding nesprin-4 isoform X4, with the protein product MALPPRLGPTPPSEPFSHPPGAPRELNTSGCTICSASGEERIRSEQAQKLGQDSLDPPEPFQGGPRGTELAAGLPRLPTPPSHEDSAGAKHRERPISGWGLEAEQDSLHLCLLGLGLRLQDLEQGLGPWASAQSRMVQLQALQADLRGAAERLDALLVFGEGLAQRSEPQARASLEQVLRAFRAHRDSILRQLWRLQAQLVSYSLVFEEASTLEQDLEVEGDSDGPGPGGVWGPWAPSSLPTPAELEWDPAGDVGGLGPLGQRTAWTPGTPCELCGRRGPQGRGQSLENINSMDARTLPVSMLTVSPAPRIAPGM
- the SYNE4 gene encoding nesprin-4 isoform X6 — its product is MALPPRLGPTPPSEPFSHPPGAPRELNTSGCTICSASGEERIRSEQAQKLGQDSLDPPEPFQGGPRGTELAAGLPRLPTPPSHEDSAGAKHRERPISGWGLEAEQDSLHLCLLGLGLRLQDLEQGLGPWASAQSRMVQLQALQADLRGAAERLDALLVFGEGLAQRSEPQARASLEQVLRAFRAHRDSILRQLWRLQAQLVSYSLVFEEASTLEQDLEVEGDSDGPGPGGVWGPWAPSSLPTPAELEWDPAGDVGGLGPLGQRTAWTPGTPCELCGRRGPQGRGQSLEVRAGPHSSLSPQDMLMSGLSHRKHLTGHRRRSLLRKSQDKMRQASPNVQDVMLEVDPGSPTPASRRPLTFLLLLLFLLLVGATLLLPMSGDSCCSPARLARTPYLVLSYVNGPPPI
- the SYNE4 gene encoding nesprin-4 isoform X1, which codes for MALPPRLGPTPPSEPFSHPPGAPRELNTSGCTICSASGEERIRSEQAQKLGQDSLDPPEPFQGGPRGTELAAGLPRLPTPPSHEDSAGAKHRERPISGWGLEAEQDSLHLCLLGLGLRLQDLEQGLGPWASAQSRMVQLQALQADLRGAAERLDALLVFGEGLAQRSEPQARASLEQVLRAFRAHRDSILRQLWRLQAQLVSYSLVFEEASTLEQDLEVEGDSDGPGPGGVWGPWAPSSLPTPAELEWDPAGDVGGLGPLGQRTAWTPGTPCELCGRRGPQGRGQSLEDMLMSGLSHRKHLTGHRRRSLLRKSQDKMRQASPNVQDVMLEVDPGSPTPASRRPLTFLLLLLFLLLVGATLLLPMSGDSCCSPARLARTPYLVLSYVNGPPPI
- the SYNE4 gene encoding nesprin-4 isoform X5, which codes for MALPPRLGPTPPSEPFSHPPGAPRELNTSGCTICSASGEERIRSEQAQKLGQDSLDPPEPFQGGPRGTELAAGLPRLPTPPSHEDSAGAKHRERPISGWGLEAEQDSLHLCLLGLGLRLQDLEQGLGPWASAQSRMVQLQALQADLRGAAERLDALLVFGEGLAQRSEPQARASLEQVLRAFRAHRDSILRQLWRLQAQLVSYSLDMLMSGLSHRKHLTGHRRRSLLRKSQDKMRQASPNVQDVMLEVDPGSPTPASRRPLTFLLLLLFLLLVGATLLLPMSGDSCCSPARLARTPYLVLSYVNGPPPI
- the SYNE4 gene encoding nesprin-4 isoform X2, which translates into the protein MALPPRLGPTPPSEPFSHPPGAPRELNTSGCTICSASGEERIRSEQAQKLGQDSLDPPEPFQGGPRGTELAAGLPRLPTPPSHEDSAGAKHRERPISGWGLEAEQDSLHLCLLGLGLRLQDLEQGLGPWASAQSRMVQLQALQADLRGAAERLDALLVFGEGLAQRSEPQARASLEQVLRAFRAHRDSILRQLWRLQAQLVFEEASTLEQDLEVEGDSDGPGPGGVWGPWAPSSLPTPAELEWDPAGDVGGLGPLGQRTAWTPGTPCELCGRRGPQGRGQSLEDMLMSGLSHRKHLTGHRRRSLLRKSQDKMRQASPNVQDVMLEVDPGSPTPASRRPLTFLLLLLFLLLVGATLLLPMSGDSCCSPARLARTPYLVLSYVNGPPPI